In Afipia carboxidovorans OM5, the sequence GGTCGTCCACCCGCGTCGTGAGATATGTGAGGCATTGCCGGATCTCGTCGACGATCTTCGGCAGGCGCGCCTGCGGTGCCAGCGTGTAACCGATCGAGACGAAATCGATGCCGTGCGCGTTCGGTCCCGTGGCCAAAAAGGAAAACAGGTCACGGGAATTGCGCACCCAGTACCCGCCGTGGATAAAGGCAAACAGCGGCGCCTTCGCAGCCCCGGCTGGGAAGTAGTCGAACTTCGTGCGCTCGCCGTCCGCATAGGGAATATCCAGAAGTACCCCAGGCTTCTGCTGTGCCTGCGCGCTGCGCTCGCGCCATGACTCCGTCCATGCGGCGCTGTCGCTGACAGCCGCACCGTTATTATAGGCAGCGTCGAGTTCAGCGCGGTTCATGCCGCGATAGAGGACGGGGGAGGCAGATGACGTCATGGTTGGATGTCCGTAAGCGATAGAGATGAAGCACTTTGCCGGCTCGAATGACGCGGCACAAGCATCGCGTCTACTCGCGGTTGTGGGCAGTGATCAAGGTTCCAGCAGGGCCATATTATTCCGAGAATGTCTCGATCAGCTTGACGAGCTTGCCGATAACTCTCCGGTCCGACGGACGGTGGTGGACGACATAAGGCGCCCCCCGAAAATGAATGTTCGGCAGGACAGGGCGAAAGCCCGCGGAGGATGAGCCCGGTCCGCTGTTGAAGATGTTGCGAGGCGCGACGATGGTGCCGATGCCGTCGCGGACGCAATGCATCGCGATAAACAGGTGGTCGAACACATGCCGGAAGCGGATGTGCTCTCCGCGCAAGCCGGCTTCGCTCAGCCAGCCGGGCCAATCCGTCGGCCGTGTCACCGAGCCCACGATCTGTTGCCGCAGGACGTCCCGGGCCTTTGAGATTTTGGCAGACCGCACGAACGATGGCGCTGCGAGCAGGCAGAGATCTTCGTAGAACAGAATGAATTTGTCGTAGCTCTGCAATCTGCGGTCGAAGCCGGGTCCGCGCGTAATGACGATATCGCTCAACGGTCCATCGTGAATTTCATTCGTCATGCGCGTGGTGAGAGAAATTTCCGTCTCCGGAATACGCGCTTCGAACTCCTTCAGCTTGGGAAGGATCCAGTACATCGCAAACGTCGTCGGCGCTTCAATCGTTACGATGTGTCGCTGTCCGGTGCCGGCGACTTCCGTGCAGGCGCCGATCATTTCGGTGAGAGAATTTCCGATCTTTGATGCGAGCAGTTCGCCTGTCGGCGTCAGGACAAGCTGGCGCCCCTGACGGGTAAACAGGTCGCGCCCAATCCATTGCTCGAGCTTGCCGATCTGGCGGCTGATGGCGCCGTGGGTCACGCCCAGTTCCTGTGCGGCGTTACCGAGATTTTTCCACTGCGCAGCGATGGCGAATGCACGCAGGGCGGAGAGGGGCAATTCGCGCGTTTTCATCGTTGAGTTTTCCGCACATGATTGTGAGATATTATCGATTTTTATTCGTACGAAAATTCATAGTGTTTGACTAGCGAATTAATCGAGGACGCGATGATGGCAACGGTAGCACAAAACAAAACGGTTGAAGTGAACGGGCGGGTTTATCGTGCACCGCGCCAGCCAACCGCAGTGATTTGTTTCGACGGCTGCGACCCTCGCTACATTTCGCATGGCCTGTCCGCCGGCCTTTTCCCGAACATCTCGAAGGTGATTTCGCAGGGCTTCTATACGATCGCCGACGCGGCGATGCCGACGTTCACCAATCCAAACAACATGTCGATCGTCGCCGGCGCGCCGCCGATCGTGCACGGCATTTCCGGCAACTACTATCTGGATAAGAAGACCGGAAAAGAAGTGATGATCACCGACGCCTCGCTGGTGTCGTCTGGCACGGTGCTCGCCGGGCTTGCCGATGCGGGCGTCCGGGTGGCTGCAATTACCGCCAAGGACAAGCTGCGCAAGATGCTGGGCAGCGGCCTCAAGGGCATTTGCTTCTCGTCCGAGAAAGCCAATGAAGCGACGCTTGCGGAAAACGGCATTGAGAACGTTGAAGCGCTCGTCGGCCGCAAGACGCCGGGCATGTACAGCCCCGATTTGTCGCTGTTCGTGCTCGATGCCGGTATCAAGCTGCTGGAGCAGAAGAAGGCCGACCTGTTCTATCTGTCGCTGTCGGACATGGTGCAGCACAGCGCGGGGCCCGGAGAGGAACTTGCGGACCAGTTCAATCGCGACGTCGACCAGCGCGTTGGCCGCCTGATGGAGCTTGGTGCGGTCGTCGGCATTGTTGCCGATCACGGCATGACCGACAAATGCACGCCGGACGGCGAGCCGCAGGTGGTGTTCCTGGAGAAGATGCTGAACGAACAGTTCGGCCCGGGATCGGTGCGGGTGATCTGCCCGATTACCGATCCATTCGTCAAACATCACGGTGCGCTCGGATCGTTCGTGCGTGTCTACGCCACCGGCAAGACTTCGCCTGAAACTCTGATGGATGCGGCTGCGCGTATTCCGGGCGTAGCGCTGGTGCTTGACGGCAAGAGTGCGTCGGAACGTTACGAAATGCCGATCGAAAGGGAAGGCGACTTCATCGCGATCGGAGACACCTATACGGCGATCGGTTCGCGTCCGGATGAGCATGACCTGAGCGGGCTGAACGGCCACAAGCTCCGCTCGCATGGCGGGCTATCCGAACAGCCTGTGCCCTTTATGGTGTCGAAGCCGCTGAACAAAGAATATCAGGCCATCGTTGCAGCGCGTCGGCTGCGCAACTTCGACATCTTTGACTTTGCCTTGAACGGACCAGCTTAGAGTCTGGCTGTCACACTAAAAATATAAATACAGGATAGGGAGAGAGAGTCATGAAGCGCCGCGAATTTCTGATCGGAACTTGCCTTGCTCCGGTTGTCTTTTCCGTGCCTGCAGCGTTTGCGCAGGAGAAAAAGAAACTGTCCGTACTGACGTCGCTGCCGAAAGAATTGTCGGCGGCGTACAAGCAGGGATTCGAAAAACTCTATCCTGATGTTGTCGTCGAGGTGCAGCAGCGTGGAACGCAGGCTGCTGTAACCTTCCTGCGCGAGACCAAGGCGAACAATACCTCGGATATCATGTGGGCGTCGGCGCCCGACGCTTTCGAGGTGCTAAAGAAGGACAATCTCCTGGAGAAGTTCTCTCCGAAGGAGTCGGGAGTCCCTGCCAAGATCGGCGATTATCCGATCAACGATCCCGAGGGTTACTATGCAGGCTTTGCGCTCTCCGGCGGCGCGATCATGTGGAATTCGCGCTACCTCAAGGCCAAGAAGCTTCCTGTCCCGAAGACCTGGGACGATCTGACCAAGCCCGAACTGTTCGATCAGACCGGCATTGCGATGCCGTCGCGGTCGGGTTCGACGCATCTCACGCTCGAAACCATTCTACAGGCACGCGGCTGGAACGGCGGCTGGGCTCTGGTGAAGGCCATGTGCGGCAACATGCGCCAGATCACGGAGCGCTCGTTCGGCGTGCCGGACGCCGTGAGTTCGGGGCAGTTTGGCTACGGTATCGTGTTCGACTATCAGGCGCTGGCGGCCCATGGCTCCGGCTTCCCGGTCGAATTTGCTTATCCGCCGGATACCACCATCGTGCCCTCCAACATCGGCGTGGTGAAGAACGGGCCGAACAAGGAGATGGCGCAGAAGTTCATCGAATATATGCTGTCGGAGGAAGGGCAGGCGCTCCTGTTCAATCCGAAGATCGGCCGTCTGCCGGTACTCCCCGCCGCCTACAAGAAAGCACCGGAAGGGGTTCCGAATCCGTTCGAGATCAAATGGGGCCCGGGTGGCGGATTCAAGTTCGACGTCCTCAAGTCCGAGACGCGCTACGCCGTGGTCGACTCCATGTTCGATCAGACGATCACCTTCCAGCTCGATGCGCTGAAGGCCGCAACCAAGGCCATTCACGACGCCGATGCGAAGCTCGCGAAGAAGAGCAACGCGACGGCGGCCGATCTCCTCAAGCAGGCGCGGGAGGCGATTGCAGCCAGCCCGTTCGATGAGAACCAGGCTGTGTCCAAGGAGTACATCGAGGCGTTCGCCGGAGCTTCCGGAAAGAAGGGGGCACCGAAGGGAGCAAGACAGTCGGAGCTTGAGCAGCAGTGGTCGACATTTGCACGCGATCATTATGCGAAGGCTCTGGAGCTTGCGAAAAAGGCCGATCAGGCGATCGGCTAGCCTGCACCAGCTTCGAAACCGCCGCGTAACATAAAGCGACGAGGGGAAGCCGTGTCTTCGGTGGCAAAAGCGGACGTTATTTCTGTATCAGTGGAAAGCGCGCCGCCGGCGCGAACGAATTGGTCGTTGCATGCTGTAACGGCCTTTTTGTTCCTGTTTCTTGCGGTGTTCTTTCTGGTGCCGCTTCTCAGCGTCATCACGACCGCCTTTATGCAGAAGGGCACAAACACCTTCACACTGGTGAACTTCTACGATTTCTTCCAGAACGATCTGTTCCGGCGGTCATTGTGGAATTCGATCTATGCGTCATTCATGGCGGTGGTGTGGGCAAGCGCATTTGCAATCCCGCTCGCCTACATCACCACCAGGTTTGAGTTCAAGGGCGCTGTCCTGATTCAGACGCTCGGCGTTCTGCCCCTGATTATGCCGCCGTTCGCCGGCGCGATTGCCATGCAGTTGCTGTTCGGGCGCACCGGCACGGTCAATCTGTTGCTGGATGATTGGTTCGGTTTCACGCTGCCATTCATGGAGGGGCTGAACGGCGTCATTCTCGTGCAGTCCGTTCACTACTTCCCGTTCATTCTGCTGAATCTTGTCGCGAGCTTGCGCAACATCGATCGCTCGATGGAAGAGGCGGCGCAGAATCTCGGCTGCCGCGGTCTCCGCCTGTTCCGGCGGATCATCTTCCCGCTGGCAATGCCGGGTTACATCGCGGGCGCCGCGCTTGTCTTCATCAAGGTGTTCGATGATCTTGCAACGCCGCTCCTGCTCAACGTGCAGGACATGCTGGCACCGCAGGCCTATCTGCGCATCACCTCGATGGGCATCGCTGACCCGATGGGTTACGTCATCTCCGTCGTGCTGATTGCCTTCTCGGTGTTTTCACTTTGGGCTTCGACGCTGGTGACGAAGGGCAAGGACTATTCCACCGTTCAACGTGGCGGCGGTGGCCTGTCGAAGCGGCGGATGAACAAGGTCGACACCATTGTCGCTTACGGGATCATCTTCGCAATCCTTGCTATCGTGCTTGCGCCGCATGTTGGCCTGCTGCTGCTGTCGTTCGCGACCGTCTGGTCGTTCGCGCCGCTGCCGGATGGCTACACGCTGTCGCACTATAAGGTGATTTTCGACGAGTCTTCGCAGCTCGTCACCAACACGCTGTTGTATGCGACCATCGCCGGAGTGATCGGTGTGTCGCTCGGTACCGCGATTGCCTACCTGTCGCAGCGCACCAAGGCGATCGGTCGCCACGCGCTCGACTATATCGCCACGGCGCCGCTCGCCGTGCCCGGCGTCGTTCTCGGCATCGGCTATCTGCGCACGTTCTACGACATCCAGCTTCCGGATGGCACGTCGCTTGCTGCGTTCTGGATCATGCTCGGAATCGCGCTCGGCATCCGCCGCCTGCCTTATGCAATGCGGGCCTGTTCGGCCGGCCTGCAGCAGGTCTCTGTCTCGCTCGAGGAGGCAGCCGAGAATGTCGGTGTCGCCAAGCCGAAGACGATCCGCCGCATTGTCGTTCCGCTGATGGCGGGCGGCATTGTCGCCGGGTTCGTCACGAGCTTTGCCACGGCGGCGGTCGAACTGTCGGCGACGATGATGCTGGTGCAATCGACCGACAACGCACCGCTGTCTTATGGGTTGTATGTCTTCATGCAGTCTCCGGCGGGTCGCGGTCCGGGCGCTGCGCTTGGCGTGATCGCGGTCATCATCGTCGGCGTGTGCGCCTATCTCAGCCACGTTTATCTCGAGCGTCGCAACAGCTCGCAGTCGCACTAACAGCGACGTTATCGATCAGGGAGCGCAACATGGCCGAATCGTCTCTGGATGCTTTGAAGCGCGAGGCTGCCGAGATTTCGATCAGCAATGTGAATGTGTCGTACGGCGCATATCACGCGCTGAAGAACGTGAATCTGGAAATCAAGCCGGGCGAGTTCTTCGCTTTCCTTGGCCCGTCCGGCTGCGGCAAGACCACACTTCTGCGCCTGATTGCGGGCTTCAACACCGCGCAGACCGGCAGCGTGGTGATCGGCGGGCGCAATGTGCTGACGCTGCCACCATGGCGGCGCGATGTCGGCATGGTGTTTCAGTCCTATGCGCTGTGGCCGCATATGACGGTCTGGAAGAACGTCACGTTCGGCTTGGAGGAGCGTCGGCTCTCGGCGCAGGAGCGCAATCAGCGCGCGGAGGATGCGCTGAAGCTGGTCGGCCTCGAAAAGCTGGCGGACCGCAAGCCGTCGCAGCTCTCCGGCGGCCAACAGCAGCGTGTGGCGCTGGCCCGCACCATTGCCGTCAGACCAACCGTGCTTCTGCTCGATGAGCCGTTGTCGAACCTCGATGCAAGCCTGCGCGTTCAGGTGCGGCGCGAAATTCTCGCGATGCAGCGCCGGCTCGGGCTGACGACAATTTTCGTCACGCATGATCAGGAAGAAGCGAATACGGTCTGCGATCGCATCGCGGTGATGAGCGAAGGCATGGTGCAGCAGGTCGGCACGCCGATGGAGCTCTACGACAATCCCGCCAATCTGTTCGTCGGCCGCTTTCTCGGGACGGCGAATACGGTGAGCGGCGAAATCCGCGCCAATGGCTCGGAGAGGGTGTTTCAGGCCGTGGGAGGAGAGGTTCTGCCGGCGCCGGCTAATGAGGAGCCGGGTCCTGCAAAGCTGTTCTTCCGTCCGCAGAATGCGAGCCTCGTCACAAAGAGCGAAGTCGCCTCTGGCTCCGATTTGAGATTGTCGGCCCGCATCTCAGGCCGGGAGTTTTTAGGATCGACGATCCGTTATGCCCTGAAGACTGGTGGCGAGGACATCTTCATCGACGTGCCCCATATCGGTAAGCGTAACGGCTTTTCGGAAGATGACGTCGTGGGGGTTCAGATCTCTCCTTCCGACGCGAGCATCTTCAGGTAGCGGCAGCGCGAGCTGCTGCATACGAACAGAAACGGCGCAGGCATTATCAGGCGCGCTGGTTGTCGCCGTAATCGCTGGAGCGACAGGCAATTTCTCTCACTCCGCTGATTTTTCAGAACAATTTCGCGCGCATAATCCGCCTTCGCGGTTGAAACCGCGGCGCGGTGCCTATAGACAGCGCGAGGCTCGGATCGTGCGGACCAAGGCCGCGAGATCATGCTGAAACTCCCGGCTCGGGAGGCTCTCAAGGCTGTTGGGGCGTCGCCAAGTGGTAAGGCAGGGGATTTTGATTCCCCCATGCGGAGGTTCGAATCCTCCCGCCCCAGCCAATTGATTTTACTTGGCTATTTGGAAATTTTCACAGTCTCATTCTGAAACTGTTTCCTTGCCCATTCTGAACGGATGTTGCCAAAGCGTTCACCAGCCGGTGCGCGTGACGCTTTCTGGGCGCTGACAAAGCCCGCGCGATGTTGCGTTGGGCGTGTCCCCCGTGGCTCTGCTGGATCTTGTGCGCTGATAACGCGCGCCCTGGCCGTCCATCAGCTCTGAAAGCTTCAGCTTCTTCCTCATTCGCTGCGCGATAGGCTGCAGCTATACGGGCATCTTCGCCCCGGTAGGCCTTCGCGACATCAACTGGACAAACTTGCGACCGGGCTGCAGGTCTATGCTGGCTATACCCACACTCACGCGCGCACGGCCGGTGGATCGTTGGTCTATTCGTACATCCAGACCACGGCACCGGAAAACGTCTTGCCGGGCTTGCTGCGCGGCCCGGATTTTC encodes:
- a CDS encoding LysR family transcriptional regulator, producing MKTRELPLSALRAFAIAAQWKNLGNAAQELGVTHGAISRQIGKLEQWIGRDLFTRQGRQLVLTPTGELLASKIGNSLTEMIGACTEVAGTGQRHIVTIEAPTTFAMYWILPKLKEFEARIPETEISLTTRMTNEIHDGPLSDIVITRGPGFDRRLQSYDKFILFYEDLCLLAAPSFVRSAKISKARDVLRQQIVGSVTRPTDWPGWLSEAGLRGEHIRFRHVFDHLFIAMHCVRDGIGTIVAPRNIFNSGPGSSSAGFRPVLPNIHFRGAPYVVHHRPSDRRVIGKLVKLIETFSE
- the phnA gene encoding phosphonoacetate hydrolase, with amino-acid sequence MMATVAQNKTVEVNGRVYRAPRQPTAVICFDGCDPRYISHGLSAGLFPNISKVISQGFYTIADAAMPTFTNPNNMSIVAGAPPIVHGISGNYYLDKKTGKEVMITDASLVSSGTVLAGLADAGVRVAAITAKDKLRKMLGSGLKGICFSSEKANEATLAENGIENVEALVGRKTPGMYSPDLSLFVLDAGIKLLEQKKADLFYLSLSDMVQHSAGPGEELADQFNRDVDQRVGRLMELGAVVGIVADHGMTDKCTPDGEPQVVFLEKMLNEQFGPGSVRVICPITDPFVKHHGALGSFVRVYATGKTSPETLMDAAARIPGVALVLDGKSASERYEMPIEREGDFIAIGDTYTAIGSRPDEHDLSGLNGHKLRSHGGLSEQPVPFMVSKPLNKEYQAIVAARRLRNFDIFDFALNGPA
- a CDS encoding ABC transporter substrate-binding protein; amino-acid sequence: MKRREFLIGTCLAPVVFSVPAAFAQEKKKLSVLTSLPKELSAAYKQGFEKLYPDVVVEVQQRGTQAAVTFLRETKANNTSDIMWASAPDAFEVLKKDNLLEKFSPKESGVPAKIGDYPINDPEGYYAGFALSGGAIMWNSRYLKAKKLPVPKTWDDLTKPELFDQTGIAMPSRSGSTHLTLETILQARGWNGGWALVKAMCGNMRQITERSFGVPDAVSSGQFGYGIVFDYQALAAHGSGFPVEFAYPPDTTIVPSNIGVVKNGPNKEMAQKFIEYMLSEEGQALLFNPKIGRLPVLPAAYKKAPEGVPNPFEIKWGPGGGFKFDVLKSETRYAVVDSMFDQTITFQLDALKAATKAIHDADAKLAKKSNATAADLLKQAREAIAASPFDENQAVSKEYIEAFAGASGKKGAPKGARQSELEQQWSTFARDHYAKALELAKKADQAIG
- a CDS encoding ABC transporter permease, which produces MSSVAKADVISVSVESAPPARTNWSLHAVTAFLFLFLAVFFLVPLLSVITTAFMQKGTNTFTLVNFYDFFQNDLFRRSLWNSIYASFMAVVWASAFAIPLAYITTRFEFKGAVLIQTLGVLPLIMPPFAGAIAMQLLFGRTGTVNLLLDDWFGFTLPFMEGLNGVILVQSVHYFPFILLNLVASLRNIDRSMEEAAQNLGCRGLRLFRRIIFPLAMPGYIAGAALVFIKVFDDLATPLLLNVQDMLAPQAYLRITSMGIADPMGYVISVVLIAFSVFSLWASTLVTKGKDYSTVQRGGGGLSKRRMNKVDTIVAYGIIFAILAIVLAPHVGLLLLSFATVWSFAPLPDGYTLSHYKVIFDESSQLVTNTLLYATIAGVIGVSLGTAIAYLSQRTKAIGRHALDYIATAPLAVPGVVLGIGYLRTFYDIQLPDGTSLAAFWIMLGIALGIRRLPYAMRACSAGLQQVSVSLEEAAENVGVAKPKTIRRIVVPLMAGGIVAGFVTSFATAAVELSATMMLVQSTDNAPLSYGLYVFMQSPAGRGPGAALGVIAVIIVGVCAYLSHVYLERRNSSQSH
- a CDS encoding ABC transporter ATP-binding protein, producing the protein MAESSLDALKREAAEISISNVNVSYGAYHALKNVNLEIKPGEFFAFLGPSGCGKTTLLRLIAGFNTAQTGSVVIGGRNVLTLPPWRRDVGMVFQSYALWPHMTVWKNVTFGLEERRLSAQERNQRAEDALKLVGLEKLADRKPSQLSGGQQQRVALARTIAVRPTVLLLDEPLSNLDASLRVQVRREILAMQRRLGLTTIFVTHDQEEANTVCDRIAVMSEGMVQQVGTPMELYDNPANLFVGRFLGTANTVSGEIRANGSERVFQAVGGEVLPAPANEEPGPAKLFFRPQNASLVTKSEVASGSDLRLSARISGREFLGSTIRYALKTGGEDIFIDVPHIGKRNGFSEDDVVGVQISPSDASIFR